From the Euphorbia lathyris chromosome 6, ddEupLath1.1, whole genome shotgun sequence genome, one window contains:
- the LOC136232029 gene encoding chaperone protein dnaJ 11, chloroplastic-like, with protein MASISSIPSLTSSAASFSGLKFPSDELHYLPSRVNFRPIRVSAGSANSTAERTSSSSRIASPGSLYEVLGIENGASFGEIKSAYRKLARVLHPDVAAEDQKENRAYEFMKIQEAYETLSDPEKRSEYDRSLFREARPMSSSPYMKSASAATVASYAAASGFFRSPRRGWETDQCW; from the coding sequence ATGGCTTCCATTTCTTCTATTCCCTCTCTCACTTCCTCCGCCGCTAGTTTCTCCGGCTTAAAATTTCCCTCCGACGAACTCCATTATCTCCCCTCTCGTGTCAATTTCCGTCCAATCCGTGTCTCTGCCGGTTCCGCCAATAGCACCGCCGAGAGAACATCCTCCTCCTCCCGCATTGCATCGCCTGGATCGTTGTATGAAGTTTTAGGGATTGAGAATGGCGCCTCTTTTGGAGAGATCAAATCTGCATATCGGAAACTGGCGAGAGTTTTACATCCCGACGTCGCAGCTGAAGATCAAAAGGAGAACAGAGCTTACGAGTTCATGAAAATACAGGAAGCTTATGAAACTCTTTCCGATCCGGAGAAACGATCTGAGTATGATCGCTCACTGTTCCGGGAAGCACGGCCGATGAGTAGTTCTCCGTATATGAAATCAGCGAGTGCAGCCACAGTAGCGAGTTATGCAGCAGCTTCTGGATTTTTCCGATCTCCAAGGAGGGGATGGGAAACCGATCAGTGCTGGTAG